From the genome of Solibacillus sp. FSL H8-0538:
ACCCGCTTAAATTTCCGAATATCCATCGGGGACACTCCGTCTGCATCGCTTTCAATTACTCGCTCACCTACGGCTGATTGTTGCTGAACAACGCTAAACTCCGACATATCATACGCTGACATGGTCGTCTGTTTCGGTAGTCTGTATTTACGCAAATGATCGAAATCCTCTGCGGAATCACGGTCACTTTCATCTTGCGAATAAATGCCGACAAGTCGTTTTCTGTCTTTCGCGTTGTCACGTAGTACCTTATCGACTCCATGTACCGGATAATCTTCGTGCTTTTCTTCTGCCGCTTTAATTCTCATGATAAAATCCGCTAATACTTCTGCTATCGTATAGCCTCGACTGAAATCTTTTAATCGCGTCGCTGGATGACGTAAGAACGGCTTATCAACTTTAATTTCTGTAGCATCTGCCCACAACGCATTAAACACCCTTGCCATGTCATTGCGATACTTAGTAGTAACCTTATCGTTTGTATAGTGCTTGTACCACACGTCGTAAATTGCGAGTTGTACTTTCGCTTCCGCACGTGAAATCTGATACATACTAGACATGCGTTTTTCGTCTAGTTCTTGTTTCGTTTCGTTGGTTGTAGCCATTAAATCGTCCCCTTTTGTGGTTTTGGTTTTATCGTTAGGTTTAAAGTGTCCCTTTTTGAACTTAATAACTATATATATTAGGAGTATTGGGAGTAGCGCTAACACCGACTCCAACGTCCCGTAAACTCCTTACGCGTTACTACTCGTCGCAGTTCTCTCTCCGACAATAGCAAGTAGGAAACGTCGACTAATGATTGAGCGTCTGTAACCTCGATTCCTTGCTCGTTTGCACACGGCTTTTCAATTAATATTCGATACCGGTTCGGCTTATAAAACGCGTGACCACTTTCCCGACTTTTAGCCTTATCCAGTTCACCTTTGCGGGCATATTCGATAAATCGGACCTCTACTAGCTTTTTTATCGCCCTATTTACTGTATCTCGCGCATTTGTACCGACCATTCGCATAGCGGTAGACATCGTTAAATAGAACGTTTCTCCGTATCGCTTGGACGTTACTAGCATCGCATAGGCTAGCTGTTTCTGTCGGAATGTTCCGACACTCAATACCGCAAGTATCTCCGATTTATAAATGGTGACGGTCTTATCTGCGTTACCTAGCTTGTAATCGTTGCCGAACGCTAGCTTAACGATACGGCGCGCTTCTTTCTCCCACATTTCCGGCTTGCTACCTTCGCTGAAATAATCGGCTGGCGTTGCGTGTAATACGCCTAAAATTAAATCGATAGCGTCGTCTTGCTCGTAACCTTGCGTATTGCAAAACGCTGCGAGTAATACCGTTGTTTCATGGCGAGTGTTACTTCCGAGCAAACGGCCGGCTTTCAAAATATCCGTTACTTTCGAAAATGCCTGCGATTCCGTGACGACTGTAATATCGACGTTTGTCCGCTCTCTTACCTGGTCGAACTCGGCTAGCTGCTCGGGCGTAATTTCGATTAATGCGTCAAGAATAATCGCGTGATCCATCGGTTCAACTTCATTAAGATAGTCGAACGATTCAATCAGCTCTAGCGTCACGTTATCTACGAACCAACAACGAGAGTCCGTCTTTTGGTGTATGCCCAGCGGAATCTTAACCGCCTGTGTGTACGTTGGACGAAATTCGACGTTATTACTTTCTAAATCCGCAACAGCTAATACCGCATGATAAAACGATTTGGAATCCGTTAGCTTAATCGCTTTATCGAAAAATAAATCAACGTGATAGCCTTTGTTTCCGCTGAATGATACGTGTATATCTTTACGCGATATATGAAACTCGTTTTCTAGCGCATCGATAATTTTATAAGTAGCCCAACGCGCCATATCGCGGTTATCTGCGTAATCAATATCGAATGTAATGAACTTATTGACTGTATTAGCGTTAAAAATTCCGTAAGTGTTTACACCTTCCAGGTGACGAGTAAGCATGTAATCATTCAAGGCCCAAACGGTAGGCGACTTGTCTTTATTGAGCGTGCTATATCCGAGCGCAGTTTGGATAATATATTTTCTGCGAGTTGATACGTAAAGTTCGTTCAATTTTGCGATAGTGTCGTTCGGTTTCTGTCGTTTCAATATTCATCGCCCCTTACTTGATAATTCCGCTAGTTTACGGTCAAATTGTTCGTCACGTTTGAAAATGAATACGATGTTTCCTGCGCGTTTGCTCGATGTGTCTACGTCAATTAGTTGGCAACCCCTATTTAACAATGCTCGGGCTATTCGTAAGGATAAAATACATTTAGTGTCTGTCATTTAATCTACCTCCTAAAGTGTCCCTTTTTGAACTTAATAACTATTTATATTAAGGAGAAGCTATTGGTAGTGAGAGAAAGGCTGTGTGTATAGCTTGCTGCTGATGAGACGGATTTCAGTTTCACGCGCCCACCTTACCTCCTATAAAATCACCGTCAATAATTTTACAATCAATCGTTACAATCCCTTTCCGTGCGTCTATTTCAGCCTGTATAATTCCCATCCGTGCTTGCACACTCTTAAATTGCGTCTCCAACGCATCGACCGTTGTCTGCTCTGCACTCGCTATTGCCGTCTCCATAAAGCCCTGTGTCGCTGTAAATGTGTCGAAATAACGATTAACAGTTTGTAATGATCGCGTTAAATCGTACATAGGAGATTCTTCTTGCGAACGAACTACCTTCTCTAATTTTTCGAGGTGTGCGATTCTTTCATATGTGTGCGCCAGTGACTGCTCCATCTGACGACTGTCTGCAACCATTTCTTCATACTTGCGCTGCATTTCTTCGGGAATGACTTCGATAATTTCCGGCTCCTGTTCCAACGCTTGTTCCAATTGACTAATTGCTATCCGCTCACTCTTTTGAGCTGATTCGACCTGTCCTTCAAGAGCGTATGTCTGTTCTAGTAATTCGGTAACATCGGACTCACTTTTCGCTAGACGCTTCTTTAAGTCATCCAATTCGCGCGAGGTCATTTCGTCTATTGTCTTTGTTTGGCCGCCCGGCAAAGTATGAGACTTCTCAATTACTTCCGCAATATCGCCAACTGTGCTAGAAATCTGCGCAAGTGTCAGCAATTTAGTAAGCGACTGACCCGACAGCGCTGACGCATGTTCACTCAATTCCGTATAAACCTGGATGAAACGTTGTGCTTGGCGTGGCTCAATATCCATCGACTGTAGCCATTCCGTCCATTTGCCCGATTCAATGACGCTTTCCTTTACATGCTTCAAGTGCTTACCTATCTCGAAGATTGCTTCGCCAGCCTTACGCATGTTCTTTCGGATTGCGGCCTCATTCGAACATAAGTCTAATGGTAGCTTTTCGATTTTTTCAGTTGATGTAAGTTGCATATAAAACTCTCCCTTTGCTGATTATTTGCTGTATCTCACGCCGATACTCGACGGAATTACCTTCCTACTATTAATTACTGATTTTCATTCCCAAATTGGGACATTTTCAAAAAACTCTGTCCTACTCTATCTCCCCCGTAAAATCGGAAAAAGCGGACACTCCTTATAGGTACAGTTATCGTCCTATTCATATATACCCGATTTAATTGCGTCATTTTTAATCCCTTTACTGACCAATGCGCCGAAATTTCGGATTTTGAGACAAATTTACGAAAAAACTTTCAGTTACTATACATAACGAACTTGAACCTCAATTTTTGTAACACTATTGCACAGCTATTTCTTAGAGAACTTTTCCCTACTGACTTATATACATAAATTTTCAGTTTCGCACACTTTTGCACAGCCACCTTATGACGAAATTGTGACATTATAGGCAACTGCAAAATAATCGACTACTTCTCCTTCTACTTATCTAATATAGAAAAATTTTATGGTCGGCGCACTTTCACGAAAATAAATTGCGGAAGCATTACGAATTTGGTCGTACGATAGTCGATTACTTGCATATCATCTCCTCCTTACTCTACATTGGGGAGTAAAGTACCCTCCCGAGCAACGAAATTTCGTAATTAATTTAAAATATGTCAATATACCTACGAACTATATCGTAAAATGTACGCGTGTAATTCCGTTTGATTTAGCGCCACAATCCCTTCCATGATAAACACGTCACCTTCGGTAGTAGAACGCCTGTGAGCGCCCTCTAGCAAGGCAAAACGATGTGCAGTACGTTTGTTTCTTCGATAAATAAAAAGCTAGGCGTTGGCGCACCTAGCTTTTAATGACCATTGTTGGCGCAATGATCCTTCGTATTCGTTTGCTAAAGTAAGTTGGCGCTGACTCTAGCGTATGTTTGGCGAATCGACTCGATGGTGCGAGTGAGTTCACTTATAGTTCTCCCAAATATACCGCCCGGTGATTAATTAGAAGCCGTTATTACTTCCTCTAAAGTAAGCGTCATCTTAAAATCTCTTCTCCAGCGGTTGCTTACCTTTTTACGATTGCTTACCGACGTATCAATTTCCCCGACTACATTACGTAGTGGATTTAAAACAGCATCTAATCGCGCCATTTCATCCTTCACTACT
Proteins encoded in this window:
- a CDS encoding TOTE conflict system archaeo-eukaryotic primase domain-containing protein; its protein translation is MKRQKPNDTIAKLNELYVSTRRKYIIQTALGYSTLNKDKSPTVWALNDYMLTRHLEGVNTYGIFNANTVNKFITFDIDYADNRDMARWATYKIIDALENEFHISRKDIHVSFSGNKGYHVDLFFDKAIKLTDSKSFYHAVLAVADLESNNVEFRPTYTQAVKIPLGIHQKTDSRCWFVDNVTLELIESFDYLNEVEPMDHAIILDALIEITPEQLAEFDQVRERTNVDITVVTESQAFSKVTDILKAGRLLGSNTRHETTVLLAAFCNTQGYEQDDAIDLILGVLHATPADYFSEGSKPEMWEKEARRIVKLAFGNDYKLGNADKTVTIYKSEILAVLSVGTFRQKQLAYAMLVTSKRYGETFYLTMSTAMRMVGTNARDTVNRAIKKLVEVRFIEYARKGELDKAKSRESGHAFYKPNRYRILIEKPCANEQGIEVTDAQSLVDVSYLLLSERELRRVVTRKEFTGRWSRC
- a CDS encoding DUF3102 domain-containing protein, with the translated sequence MQLTSTEKIEKLPLDLCSNEAAIRKNMRKAGEAIFEIGKHLKHVKESVIESGKWTEWLQSMDIEPRQAQRFIQVYTELSEHASALSGQSLTKLLTLAQISSTVGDIAEVIEKSHTLPGGQTKTIDEMTSRELDDLKKRLAKSESDVTELLEQTYALEGQVESAQKSERIAISQLEQALEQEPEIIEVIPEEMQRKYEEMVADSRQMEQSLAHTYERIAHLEKLEKVVRSQEESPMYDLTRSLQTVNRYFDTFTATQGFMETAIASAEQTTVDALETQFKSVQARMGIIQAEIDARKGIVTIDCKIIDGDFIGGKVGA